In the genome of Quercus robur chromosome 3, dhQueRobu3.1, whole genome shotgun sequence, one region contains:
- the LOC126716973 gene encoding putative protease Do-like 14 isoform X1, with amino-acid sequence MSIFLRKLSISNRNSLLRIIAIASAGSGLLYANSNSNSRANVAVKVPVALQESLSQPWRITQYIFPCPSLLSSDQWQPGMLPLFSSRVGSAPSSDIKKDNSGAVGGDPKPCCNCLGRDTIANAAARVGPAVVNLSVPQGFYGITNGKSIGSGTIIDQDGTILTCAHVVVDFQGMRGSVKGKVDVTLQDGRTFEGTVVNADLHSDIAIVKIHSKTPLPTATLGSSSKLRPGDWVVAMGCPLSLQNTITAGIVSCVDRKSSDLGLGGIRREYLQTDCAINAGNSGGPLVNVDGEIIGVNIMKVLAADGLSFAVPVDSVFKIIHHFKKSGRVVRPWLGLKMVDLNEMIIAQLKERDNTFPNVNKGVLVPMVTPGCPADRAGFRPGDVVIEFDGKPVESIKEIIEIMGDRVGVPMIVAVKRAKDNLVTLTVIPEESKSDM; translated from the exons ATGTCCatttttctg AGAAAGCTCTCAATTTCCAATAGAAACTCTCTCCTTCGCATCATAGCAATCGCTTCTGCCGGGTCGGGTCTTTTGTATGCCAATAGCAACTCAAATTCCA GAGCAAATGTAGCAGTGAAGGTTCCTGTGGCTCTGCAGGAATCACTATCGCAACCATGGCGAATTACGCAATACATATTTCCCTGCCCTTCGTTACTTTCATCGGATCAATGGCAACCTg GAATGCTTCCATTATTTTCTTCTAGAGTTGGTTCGGCTCCATCATCGGATATAAAGAAAGACAATTCTGGGGCAGTTGGAGGTGACCCCAAACCATGTTGCAATTGTTTGGGGAGAGATACAATTGCAAATGCTGCCGCTAGGGTTGGTCCTGCTGTAGTAAATCTTTCGGTTCCACAGG GTTTCTATGGCATCACTAATGGAAAGAGTATAGGGTCAGGAACTATAATTGATCAGGATGGTACAATTTTAACATGTGCTCATGTTGTGGTTGATTTTCAAGGCATGAGGGGTTCAGTCAAAGGAAAG GTAGATGTGACTTTGCAAGATGGTCGGACATTTGAAGGTACAGTAGTAAATGCTGATTTACATTCTGATATTGCAATTGTAAAGATACATTCAAAAACCCCGCTTCCGACTGCAACACTTGGCTCTTCCAGTAAGCTTCGTCCTGGGGACTGGGTTGTTGCTATGGGATGTCCACTTTCTCTTCAGAATACCATCACAGCTGGTATTGTTAG TTGTGTTGACCGTAAAAGCAGTGACTTGGGCCTGGGCGGAATACGGAGAGAGTATTTACAGACGGATTGTGCAATTAATGCG GGAAATTCTGGGGGGCCCCTTGTCAATGTTGATGGAGAAATTATTGGTGTAAATATTATGAAAGTGCTTGCTGCTGATGGACTGAGTTTTGCTGTTCCAGTTGATTCGGTCTTTAAAATTATACACCATTTCAAGAAAAGTGG AAGGGTGGTTCGACCTTGGCTTGGACTGAAAATGGTTGATCTTAACGAGATGATCATTGCACAGCTTAAAGAAAGAGATAACACATTTCCAAATGTCAATAAGGGTGTTCTTGTACCTATG GTGACTCCTGGATGCCCTGCTGATCGTGCTGGATTTCGTCCTGGCGATGTTGTGATTGAATTTGATGGGAAACCTGTTGAAAGCATCAAGGAG ATTATTGAAATAATGGGGGACAGAGTTGGAGTACCCATGATAGTGGCTGTGAAAAGAGCTAAGGATAATTTGGTCACTTTGACAGTAATTCCAGAGGAATCCAAATCAGATATGTGA
- the LOC126716973 gene encoding putative protease Do-like 14 isoform X2, with the protein MLPLFSSRVGSAPSSDIKKDNSGAVGGDPKPCCNCLGRDTIANAAARVGPAVVNLSVPQGFYGITNGKSIGSGTIIDQDGTILTCAHVVVDFQGMRGSVKGKVDVTLQDGRTFEGTVVNADLHSDIAIVKIHSKTPLPTATLGSSSKLRPGDWVVAMGCPLSLQNTITAGIVSCVDRKSSDLGLGGIRREYLQTDCAINAGNSGGPLVNVDGEIIGVNIMKVLAADGLSFAVPVDSVFKIIHHFKKSGRVVRPWLGLKMVDLNEMIIAQLKERDNTFPNVNKGVLVPMVTPGCPADRAGFRPGDVVIEFDGKPVESIKEIIEIMGDRVGVPMIVAVKRAKDNLVTLTVIPEESKSDM; encoded by the exons ATGCTTCCATTATTTTCTTCTAGAGTTGGTTCGGCTCCATCATCGGATATAAAGAAAGACAATTCTGGGGCAGTTGGAGGTGACCCCAAACCATGTTGCAATTGTTTGGGGAGAGATACAATTGCAAATGCTGCCGCTAGGGTTGGTCCTGCTGTAGTAAATCTTTCGGTTCCACAGG GTTTCTATGGCATCACTAATGGAAAGAGTATAGGGTCAGGAACTATAATTGATCAGGATGGTACAATTTTAACATGTGCTCATGTTGTGGTTGATTTTCAAGGCATGAGGGGTTCAGTCAAAGGAAAG GTAGATGTGACTTTGCAAGATGGTCGGACATTTGAAGGTACAGTAGTAAATGCTGATTTACATTCTGATATTGCAATTGTAAAGATACATTCAAAAACCCCGCTTCCGACTGCAACACTTGGCTCTTCCAGTAAGCTTCGTCCTGGGGACTGGGTTGTTGCTATGGGATGTCCACTTTCTCTTCAGAATACCATCACAGCTGGTATTGTTAG TTGTGTTGACCGTAAAAGCAGTGACTTGGGCCTGGGCGGAATACGGAGAGAGTATTTACAGACGGATTGTGCAATTAATGCG GGAAATTCTGGGGGGCCCCTTGTCAATGTTGATGGAGAAATTATTGGTGTAAATATTATGAAAGTGCTTGCTGCTGATGGACTGAGTTTTGCTGTTCCAGTTGATTCGGTCTTTAAAATTATACACCATTTCAAGAAAAGTGG AAGGGTGGTTCGACCTTGGCTTGGACTGAAAATGGTTGATCTTAACGAGATGATCATTGCACAGCTTAAAGAAAGAGATAACACATTTCCAAATGTCAATAAGGGTGTTCTTGTACCTATG GTGACTCCTGGATGCCCTGCTGATCGTGCTGGATTTCGTCCTGGCGATGTTGTGATTGAATTTGATGGGAAACCTGTTGAAAGCATCAAGGAG ATTATTGAAATAATGGGGGACAGAGTTGGAGTACCCATGATAGTGGCTGTGAAAAGAGCTAAGGATAATTTGGTCACTTTGACAGTAATTCCAGAGGAATCCAAATCAGATATGTGA
- the LOC126716976 gene encoding aspartyl protease AED1-like yields MKVSITVKSETYYAAACKHPLCVPKICKNNMCLYESVYINRFSSTKGILSIDTFTFPSNEESVSFPDLVFGMGYENQNIKFSQKMGGENVIAGILGMGSGRRSILSQQQSVTNLRFSYCLPSWNNEAGTYTYLRFGDDAQISGNTQTMVQSIPMLPNVNRYFVTALSIFMNEVLLPIDVTVFRLRADRTYGFVIDSGSGATFLVPQAYNVIKEEMIKYFLAYNWHPMEISGLVPYDLCYNVIPSGDQKLPTLKIRFIGADLDLDSKRIFEVIDNMLCMIIMPIERGPSLLGAFQQVDYRFLFDVKASLLSFVPEKCQFN; encoded by the coding sequence ATGAAGGTTTCGATTACCGTTAAGTCTGAAACATACTATGCTGCAGCTTGTAAACATCCCCTTTGTGTTcccaaaatatgtaaaaataacaTGTGCCTTTATGAGTCCGTATATATTAATCGATTCAGTTCCACTAAGGGTATTCTTTCGATTGACACATTCACATTCCCTTCCAATGAGGAATCTGTAAGCTTCCCAGATTTAGTTTTTGGTATGGGCtatgaaaatcaaaatattaaatttagtcAAAAAATGGGAGGTGAGAATGTAATAGCAGGAATTTTGGGTATGGGATCAGGAAGACGATCAATCCTAAGCCAACAACAGTCGGTGACCAACCTACGTTTCTCATATTGCCTTCCTTCATGGAACAATGAAGCGGGAACCTACACATATTTACGTTTTGGCGATGATGCACAAATTAGTGGAAATACTCAAACAATGGTACAATCGATACCAATGTTACCCAATGTAAATAGATACTTTGTGACAGCGTTGAGTATTTTCATGAATGAAGTGCTGCTTCCAATAGATGTAACTGTGTTTCGATTGAGAGCTGATCGTACTTATGGATTTGTTATTGATTCAGGAAGTGGAGCAACTTTTCTTGTTCCGCAAGCATATAACGTTATCAAAGAAGAGATGATTAAATACTTCTTGGCATATAACTGGCATCCCATGGAGATATCAGGCCTAGTACCATATGACCTTTGTTATAATGTCATACCAAGTGGAGATCAAAAATTACCAACATTAAAAATTCGTTTTATTGGAGCAGACCTTGATCTAGATTCTAAACGAATCTTCGAGGTAATTGACAATATGTTGTGCATGATTATCATGCCTATTGAGCGAGGACCAAGTCTTCTAGGGGCGTTTCAACAAGTAGATTATCGATTCTTGTTTGATGTTAAAGCCTCTTTATTGTCGTTTGTCCCTGAGAAATGTCAATTtaattag
- the LOC126716977 gene encoding disease resistance RPP13-like protein 4 isoform X1, whose product MSSYEELFSRANPDETINKIPNAFATLLVRFFEVKRFIKQCSDSNILTDRNIGISNLNNNSSSRSPNDVHLRNKLGEDLNQINEAFHQLEQLVREPIKNFESSLSDFFNELQRDPRVSLMTEQVQAKVNALENHVMNFRFNILLELHRNIGISNLNNNNSSHSPNDEHLRNKLGEDLNQINEAFHQLEQLVREPIKNFEGSLSESFDVLQRDPRGSLMTEQVQDKVNALENHVMNLRFNIPLVLHSMSSTSSDVHRYLWKKDLSSGVDKLPGLHLGHKFLYSSVFTEFKEAFEDLDIKLKHCLLCFAIVPENVVVKKRLLINWWVGECLVDPPDTGEKTDEEIADEILKELISKGFIEAVKERHKLVANSRNYLLKAEDGTPEQLAKTNLQLEKLQTIFNVNDPFPFLKFDWFSKMKNVKVLYLGRWQSSGKYHIEVASTEFLKGLRNMIRLRLLSVQGISGITELPDSVGKLTTLRILDLKACHNLEALPDKIALLKQLTHLDISECYLLDGLPKGLAHLSKLQVLKGFLIGNSKRGSLCTLEDLIGLRKLGKLSINTSSKAFPTKEELQALSKLEALQKLAIAWSMMKEENGGTGNSDDKGDNTRQLRGAAKLKKTVLRRLSTLKDPETPEPLSKLEKLVFQCFPHEELPGWLIPGKLQSLKKLYIRGGKLKNLGETKENEKWKVENLRLKYLEEFKMDWEEELSPSFPDLIVLEKDERTAITSCPCDENGLWLKESSTDSNTL is encoded by the exons ATGTCTTCATATGAGGAACTCTTTTCACGAGCCAATCCTGATGAAACCATCAACAAAATCCCTAATGCCTTTGCCACCTTGCTTGTTCGTTTCTTTGAAGTCAAGCGCTTTATAAAGCAGTGCAGCGACAGTAACATCCTAACTGACAGAAATATTGGCATTAGTAATTTGAACAACAACAGCAGCAGTCGTTCCCCTAATGATGTACATTTGCGCAATAAGTTAGGCGAGGATCTCAATCAAATCAATGAAGCCTTCCACCAACTTGAGCAACTTGTTCGTGAACCAATCAAGAACTTCGAAAGCAGCCTTAGTGACTTCTTCAATGAGCTTCAGCGAGATCCTAGAGTTTCCTTAATGACCGAGCAAGTTCAAGCCAAGGTTAATGCACTCGAGAACCATGTGATGAATTTCAGGTTCAACATTCTGTTGGAGCTGCACAGAAATATTGGCATTAGTAATttgaacaacaacaacagcagtcATTCCCCTAATGATGAACATTTGCGCAATAAGTTAGGCGAAGATCTCAATCAAATCAATGAAGCCTTCCACCAACTTGAGCAACTTGTTCGTGAACCAATCAAGAACTTCGAAGGCAGCCTTAGTGAGTCCTTCGATGTGCTTCAGCGAGATCCTAGAGGTTCCTTAATGACCGAGCAAGTTCAAGACAAGGTTAATGCACTCGAGAACCATGTGATGAATTTGAGGTTCAACATTCCGTTGGTGCTGCACAGCATGTCTTCCACAAGTTCTGATGTTCATCGATATTTATGGAAGAAGGATCTCAGTAGTGGAGTTGATAAATTGCCTGGCTTACACCTGGGACATAAGTTTCTTTATAGTTCAGTTTTCACTGAATTTAAGGAAGCTTTTGAGGATCTTGATATCAAGTTGAAGCACTGCTTGTTGTGCTTTGCTATAGTTCCAGAGAATGTGGTGGTAAAGAAGAGGCTTCTGATAAATTGGTGGGTCGGAGAGTGTTTAGTGGATCCTCCAGATACTGGAGAAAAGACTGATGAAGAAATTGCTGATGAGATTCTCAAGGAACTCATTTCGAAGGGCTTTATTGAGGCTGTTAAAGAAAGGCACAAACTGGTGGCGAACAG CAGAAATTATTTACTGAAGGCTGAGGATGGAACTCCAGAGCAGTTAGCAAAAACTAATTTACAGCTGGAAAAACTGCAAACTATTTTCAATGTCAATGATCCTTTTCCCTTTCTGAAATTTGATTGGTTTTCAAAGATGAAAAATGTCAAAGTTCTTTATTTGGGAAGGTGGCAAAGTTCAGGTAAGTATCACATTGAAGTAGCGAGCACTGAGTTTTTGAAAGGGTTGAGGAATATGATACGTTTAAGGCTTTTGAGCGTACAAGGAATCTCTGGAATTACTGAACTTCCCGATTCTGTAGGCAAGCTAACAACTTTGAGGATCTTAGATCTCAAAGCCTGTCACAATCTGGAGGCACTTCCGGACAAAATAGCTTTACTCAAGCAGCTGACACACTTAGATATATCAGAATGTTACTTGCTAGATGGCTTGCCCAAGGGGCTAGCACATCTCTCAAAACTCCAAGTCCTCAAGGGGTTTCTTATTGGTAATTCAAAGAGAGGAAGCCTATGCACTCTTGAAGATTTGATAGGATTGAGGAAGTTGGGCAAGTTGAGCATCAATACAAGCAGCAAGGCTTTCCCTACAAAAGAAGAGCTACAGGCCTTAAGCAAGTTGGAGGCGCTTCAGAAGCTAGCAATAGCATGGAGTATGATGAAGGAAGAAAATGGCGGCACTGGGAACTCAGATGACAAAGGAGATAATACAAGGCAACTCCGTGGAGcagcaaaactaaaaaaaacagTGTTACGCAGATTATCAACACTGAAAGATCCTGAGACACCAGAGCCTCTATCAAAACTGGAGAAACTTGTATTTCAGTGCTTTCCTCACGAAGAACTACCTGGTTGGCTGATACCTGGAAAACTGCAGAGCCTAAAGAAACTTTACATCAGAGGaggaaaactcaaaaatttaggCGAGACAAAGGAAAACGAGAAGTGGAAGGTTGAGAATTTACGTTTGAAGTACTTAGAAGAATTTAAGATGGACTGGGAAGAAGAACTTTCGCCATCATTCCCAGATTTGATTGTCTTGGAGAAGGATGAGCGCACTGCTATAACTTCCTGCCCATGTGATGAGAATGGACTGTGGCTGAAGGAATCGAGCACTGACAGCAATACATTATGA
- the LOC126716977 gene encoding disease resistance RPP13-like protein 4 isoform X2 encodes MSSYEELFSRANPDETINKIPNAFATLLVRFFEVKRFIKQCSDSNILTDRNIGISNLNNNSSSRSPNDVHLRNKLGEDLNQINEAFHQLEQLVREPIKNFESSLSDFFNELQRDPRVSLMTEQVQAKVNALENHVMNFRFNILLELHRNIGISNLNNNNSSHSPNDEHLRNKLGEDLNQINEAFHQLEQLVREPIKNFEGSLSESFDVLQRDPRGSLMTEQVQDKVNALENHVMNLRFNIPLVLHSMSSTSSDVHRYLWKKDLSSGVDKLPGLHLGHKFLYSSVFTEFKEAFEDLDIKLKHCLLCFAIVPENVVVKKRLLINWWVGECLVDPPDTGEKTDEEIADEILKELISKGFIEAVKERHKLVANRNYLLKAEDGTPEQLAKTNLQLEKLQTIFNVNDPFPFLKFDWFSKMKNVKVLYLGRWQSSGKYHIEVASTEFLKGLRNMIRLRLLSVQGISGITELPDSVGKLTTLRILDLKACHNLEALPDKIALLKQLTHLDISECYLLDGLPKGLAHLSKLQVLKGFLIGNSKRGSLCTLEDLIGLRKLGKLSINTSSKAFPTKEELQALSKLEALQKLAIAWSMMKEENGGTGNSDDKGDNTRQLRGAAKLKKTVLRRLSTLKDPETPEPLSKLEKLVFQCFPHEELPGWLIPGKLQSLKKLYIRGGKLKNLGETKENEKWKVENLRLKYLEEFKMDWEEELSPSFPDLIVLEKDERTAITSCPCDENGLWLKESSTDSNTL; translated from the exons ATGTCTTCATATGAGGAACTCTTTTCACGAGCCAATCCTGATGAAACCATCAACAAAATCCCTAATGCCTTTGCCACCTTGCTTGTTCGTTTCTTTGAAGTCAAGCGCTTTATAAAGCAGTGCAGCGACAGTAACATCCTAACTGACAGAAATATTGGCATTAGTAATTTGAACAACAACAGCAGCAGTCGTTCCCCTAATGATGTACATTTGCGCAATAAGTTAGGCGAGGATCTCAATCAAATCAATGAAGCCTTCCACCAACTTGAGCAACTTGTTCGTGAACCAATCAAGAACTTCGAAAGCAGCCTTAGTGACTTCTTCAATGAGCTTCAGCGAGATCCTAGAGTTTCCTTAATGACCGAGCAAGTTCAAGCCAAGGTTAATGCACTCGAGAACCATGTGATGAATTTCAGGTTCAACATTCTGTTGGAGCTGCACAGAAATATTGGCATTAGTAATttgaacaacaacaacagcagtcATTCCCCTAATGATGAACATTTGCGCAATAAGTTAGGCGAAGATCTCAATCAAATCAATGAAGCCTTCCACCAACTTGAGCAACTTGTTCGTGAACCAATCAAGAACTTCGAAGGCAGCCTTAGTGAGTCCTTCGATGTGCTTCAGCGAGATCCTAGAGGTTCCTTAATGACCGAGCAAGTTCAAGACAAGGTTAATGCACTCGAGAACCATGTGATGAATTTGAGGTTCAACATTCCGTTGGTGCTGCACAGCATGTCTTCCACAAGTTCTGATGTTCATCGATATTTATGGAAGAAGGATCTCAGTAGTGGAGTTGATAAATTGCCTGGCTTACACCTGGGACATAAGTTTCTTTATAGTTCAGTTTTCACTGAATTTAAGGAAGCTTTTGAGGATCTTGATATCAAGTTGAAGCACTGCTTGTTGTGCTTTGCTATAGTTCCAGAGAATGTGGTGGTAAAGAAGAGGCTTCTGATAAATTGGTGGGTCGGAGAGTGTTTAGTGGATCCTCCAGATACTGGAGAAAAGACTGATGAAGAAATTGCTGATGAGATTCTCAAGGAACTCATTTCGAAGGGCTTTATTGAGGCTGTTAAAGAAAGGCACAAACTGGTGGCGAACAG AAATTATTTACTGAAGGCTGAGGATGGAACTCCAGAGCAGTTAGCAAAAACTAATTTACAGCTGGAAAAACTGCAAACTATTTTCAATGTCAATGATCCTTTTCCCTTTCTGAAATTTGATTGGTTTTCAAAGATGAAAAATGTCAAAGTTCTTTATTTGGGAAGGTGGCAAAGTTCAGGTAAGTATCACATTGAAGTAGCGAGCACTGAGTTTTTGAAAGGGTTGAGGAATATGATACGTTTAAGGCTTTTGAGCGTACAAGGAATCTCTGGAATTACTGAACTTCCCGATTCTGTAGGCAAGCTAACAACTTTGAGGATCTTAGATCTCAAAGCCTGTCACAATCTGGAGGCACTTCCGGACAAAATAGCTTTACTCAAGCAGCTGACACACTTAGATATATCAGAATGTTACTTGCTAGATGGCTTGCCCAAGGGGCTAGCACATCTCTCAAAACTCCAAGTCCTCAAGGGGTTTCTTATTGGTAATTCAAAGAGAGGAAGCCTATGCACTCTTGAAGATTTGATAGGATTGAGGAAGTTGGGCAAGTTGAGCATCAATACAAGCAGCAAGGCTTTCCCTACAAAAGAAGAGCTACAGGCCTTAAGCAAGTTGGAGGCGCTTCAGAAGCTAGCAATAGCATGGAGTATGATGAAGGAAGAAAATGGCGGCACTGGGAACTCAGATGACAAAGGAGATAATACAAGGCAACTCCGTGGAGcagcaaaactaaaaaaaacagTGTTACGCAGATTATCAACACTGAAAGATCCTGAGACACCAGAGCCTCTATCAAAACTGGAGAAACTTGTATTTCAGTGCTTTCCTCACGAAGAACTACCTGGTTGGCTGATACCTGGAAAACTGCAGAGCCTAAAGAAACTTTACATCAGAGGaggaaaactcaaaaatttaggCGAGACAAAGGAAAACGAGAAGTGGAAGGTTGAGAATTTACGTTTGAAGTACTTAGAAGAATTTAAGATGGACTGGGAAGAAGAACTTTCGCCATCATTCCCAGATTTGATTGTCTTGGAGAAGGATGAGCGCACTGCTATAACTTCCTGCCCATGTGATGAGAATGGACTGTGGCTGAAGGAATCGAGCACTGACAGCAATACATTATGA